Part of the Streptomyces sp. f51 genome is shown below.
ACGCGTTCACGCAACGGCACTTCGGCGAGTTTCCCCTGGTGGCGCAGCCAGGCCTCGACCTCGGCGAGCGCGAACGACGGGCTGGTCTCCGTACCACCGACGGGCTTGGGGAAGTCGGCGTGGCGGCGGCGCCAGTTGCTCACGGCCGCGCGGCCGACGCCGGCCAGTCGCGCGATTCCGGCGGCAGTCACTTCGGTCGCGTTGTCCTGCACCCGTTCCGCTCCCCTCGTTGCGAATCGTCCCCCGTGCGATGTCGAGCATACCGACGGGGCCAAGATCTACCCGTTCACAGTGTGCACACAAGAGATTGCGTGAACCGTGTTGACTCGATTCACAGCCTCTGGTGTCATTGACCCAGCGAACGAGCGGTTGCCGGGGAGGCGTCCGCCGGGGGGAGGGAGCAGTCGTGGGCATGAAAGGCAGAGCCGCGCTGAGTGCCACGGTGGGCCTCGTGGTCATCGGTGTCGTCTCGGCGAACGCCGGCACCCACGGCCACGGTCTCGGCCACCCGGGAGGCGCCGACAAGAGCTCGGTGCCCTCGTCCCCAGGGCCCCGCGCCGGGCAGCACACCGGTTCGGCCGGTACGGACGGGAAGACCCGCTGACCCGTCACCGCCCACCGCACCCACCCCGCCCGTCCCGCAGCACGGGCGCCGCACGCACCGCACCTCGCACCACCCCAGACCTCACGCACCACAAGGCACCGCACCGCACCGCACCGCTTCGACTCTGTCCGGCCCGTCGCGCGTTCAGAGTCCCGCAACCGAACTCCCCCGCCCGGACGGACACTCGACCCGTTCCGGCCCCACCTTCGAAGGACAGATTCCGATGCGTCATCCCTCCCGCGCGGCCAAGGCAGTGCTCATCGCCGCCGCCCTCCCGCTCGCCCTGACGGCCTGCTCCTCCGGGACCGGCACCTCGTCCTCCTCCGCCACCGCGGCCAAGCCGTCCAAGGACCCCAACGCCGGTCTGCTCACCGGCGCGCGGCTCAAGAAGACGCTGGCGCCCGCCTCCTTCTTCGCCGCCGGTTTCGCGGTCGACCCGAAGGGCGAGCGGGACTCCGGCACCATGTACACGGCGCCGAGCTCCGCCCCCGCGGCGAAGCCGGACTGCACCCTTCTCGGCGGCACCAGCTGGATATCGATCACCGGCGACGCGGGAGTCTCCTTCGCCCAGAACGACTACGTCAGCAAGAACACGTCCGAGGACATCGCCCAGGAGGTCGACACCTTCCGCGGCACGACCTCGGCGACGGTGATGGCGAACCTGAAGAAGGCCGTCGCCGCCTGCGCGAGCTACACCGACTCGGACACGCACACCAAGGTGAAGGTCACCGGCGCCGACACCGCGGGTCTCGGCGACGCCGCGTACACGATCACGCTGACCAACAGCGCCTGGCAGAACGGCTCGACCCTGATCGCCGCACAGTCCGGAACGGACGTCGTCACGGTGATGTCCACCGACGGACACGACAACGGCGCGGCCACGGCGAAGAAGCTGACCGCCCGGATCGTGACCTCCCTGAAGGGCGAACACGCGCACGCGTGACGCACAGGATGGGAACATGGCGCCCCCGAGTGGTTTCTCGGGGGCCCGGGAATCCTCTCGGGGGGTTCGTGGGGTTTTCGGGGGTGTGATGGACAAGCGCTTGGAAGCCGGCTGGTTCCAGCGGCTGGTGTGGTCGGTTCTGGCGGTCGGATCGTTCGGCCTGCTGGTGTGGGTGCCGTTCCTGTACGTGGCGATCCGCCGGGGGCGGGGGTCCGACTGGGGCGCCTTCTTCGCGTTCGCGCTGTACGAGGTGGGGTCGCTGTCGCTGGCGAACGTCCCGGCGGACAGGGGAGACGGAGCCCTGGGCCTGATCGCCATCATCACGTTCGGCATGGCCATCTGGATGCTGATGTTCCCGCTGTTCGACAAGCCCACCCCGCGCAACGCCATGGCCGTCGGCGCGGGCCCCGCGCCCTGGCCGGCCCAGCAGGCGGGCAACCCCTACCTGCGCTGACCCCGGCGGCACATCGGGCATCGGCCTCGGGCACCCGCCGCGAGGCCGGCACCCGCCACGCGACCGGCGCCCGGATCCAGCGGACGGACCCTGCGTCAGGACCCGCCGGACGGACCCTGCGTCCGCATCCACCGGGCGGACCCGGCGTCAGGACCCGCCGGGCCGCGAGGCCGCCGGGTCCGCTGCTTCCCCCGATCTCATGGCCGCTCTGCGGGCCGCGTCCGTTGCCGGACGGGGTCGGTAGGGTCGGCGCACCCGATCAGTCGAGGAGCGCGCATGAGATCTCCGGCCGAGCTGGACGACGTCCGGTGGTCCGAGCTGACCCACGCCTACGGCCCCGCCGACGACGTACCCGAGCTGATCAGGGCGCTGTACGGCGACGACGAGGAGGCCGCGAGCGAGGCCGTCCACGAGTTCCACGGCAACATCTACCACCAGGGCACGATCTACGAGGCCTCGGCACCCGCGGTCCCCTTCCTCGCCCACGCCGCCCTGCACGCGCCGGGCAACCGCGAGGACCTGCTGATGCTGCTGGCCGTCCTCGCCGACCACGACACCGCAGCGGTCGGCTCCCCGCGCTGGTACGGCAGCGACATCGCCGCGATCTGCGCCGAACTCCGCGCGGTGCTCCCGGAACTGCTCCCCTGCCTCGGTGACCCCGAACGAGGGGTGCGCCGGGCCGCGCTCCGGACGGTCGCCTCCGTGGCCGACCTGCTCCCGGAGGAGACCCGGGCCCTGGCCGTCGGGCGGGTCGAGGCACTCTACGCCGGCGATCCCGTGCCCGCCGTACGGGCGGACGCGCTGGTCGTCCTGAACCTGTTCGGCCCGGTGCTGGAGCCCCTGGACAGTCCGCTGGCCGAGGTGCGGCTCGCCGCCGCCCAGCTGGCCGCCGAACGGAACGGTCCGCCGTACGCGCCCGAACTCGTGACGGTCTTCGCCGAGGACGGCGCCGATCCCGACCCGGGGGAGGACGAGTTCCCCTGGCCGGACACCAGCACACGGAAGGAGCGGCTCACCGGCCTGCTCACCCGGGAGCCGGACGCCGCCCTCACCGTGGCCGCCCGCTGGATCGCGGCCGGGGACACCGGCTCGCGCGGTTCCTGGCTGGCCGGAGGCGTCGCCGAGCGCTGGCGCGACCGCGAGCGCGAGGTCCTTGACCTGCTGCTGGCCGCGCTGGCCCACCAGGGCAGGCCCGCCTCCCTGCTCCGTACGATCGGCTACTGGGTCGAGCGACTGCCCGAGCCGGACGCGGCCCTGCGGGAGGCACTCCACGAGCGCGCCCGGGCCGACGGCGAGACGGCCGAACCCGCGCTCCTCGCGCTGGTGCGCTCCCGCGACCCGCGTGCCCTGGACCTGGTGCTCGACCGCCCCGGCGCCCGGCTGCTCGCGGCGGCGGCACGGCACTTCCCGGAAGCGGCCGACGGCTGATACCCGTGATCCGGCGCGAGCTGGCCGCGGGCGCCACCGGCAACGACGGCATCGCGCTGGTCCAGGCGCTGACCCCGTTCGGCACCGCGGCCCGGGCGGCCCAGCCCGAGCTGATCGACTGCCTCGGAACCCGCCGCGCGGCCATCGTCGCCGCCCGCCGGCTCGGCGCCAACGGCGTACGCACACCGGAGATCACCGACCTCCTGCTCGACGCCACGCGCGGCAGCGACCCCTCGCTGAGGGCGTCGGCGGCCGTGGCCCACCACCGGCTGACCGGTGACCCCGACACCGCGCTGCGCACCTACGAGACGCTGCTCTCCTCCCAGGGCCAGACCCACTGGTATCTGAGCGGCCTGGAACCGATGGGCCCGGCCGCCGCCCCGCTGCTCCCCCTCATCGAGCCCCTGCTGGAAGCCGGTCACGACTGGACCCGCACGGCGGCCGCCGAGGCCCACCACTGGATCACCGGCTCACCCGACCGCGCCGTCCCGGTCCTCGCCGCCGTGGCCGGCCCCACCCCGGTCGGCCTCAGCGCCCTCAGGGCCCTGGTCGCGACGGGCCGTTCCCCGAAGGACCTCCACCCCGCCCTCCACGCCTACATCGCCTCCCCGGAACGCCTGATCACCGACACCCCCCTGTCGGGCCAGGATCACGCGGACGACGAACTCCGCACACTGTCAAGGGTGTTGCTCGCGATGGGCTGACATCCGGGCTCCGCGACCGGCGAGGGTCACTTCGCGTGGAACCTCGCCGGTGCCTCCGTCGGGTTGCCGCCCGAGGGGAGCTTCTGGCCGGGGCAGCTCGCCAGGACCTTCTTCATGGCCGCCTTCTCGGCGCCGGTGACCCACAGCCCGTACTTCTTCTTCACGGCGACCTGCGCCGCGACATACGTGCAGCGGTACGCCTTGTTCGGCGGGAGCCAGGTCGCGGTGTCGCCGTCGCCCTTGCTGCGGTTGGCGCTCGCGCCGACGGCGCGGAGGTTGATTGGGTCGTTGGCCAGCGCTATCCGCTTGCGCGCGTCCCAGTACTTGGCGCCCGTCTGCCAGGCGTCCGAGAGCGCCACGAGGTGGTCGATGTCGACGAGGCTGCGCCCGCGGACGAACGTGACGTCCTGGCCGCCGTACGGGTCGGGCCGCAGGACCCCGCCGGAGACCCTGCACTTGCCGTCGCTGAACTTCACGTCCTCCAGGTCACGCTTGAGGATGTCGTCGCGGGTGTCGCACCGGTTCGCGTCGGTGTCGGCCCAGGCCGTGCCGAACCGCTCCCTGGTGTACCCGGTCTTGGGCGCGCGCCCCTTGACGGTCAGCGAGTCCGCCGCGCTGAGCGCAGCGCCGCCACCGCCGGCCGCGGTCTCCTGCGGCCCCGCCGAACCCAGGGCGTCCTTCTTGCATCCGCCGGCTCCGGCACCCATGACGAGCACCACCAGCGCGGCGGCCACCGCCCCACCCCTCAGACGCAGCACGGCGTCCCTCCCCTTCGCCTCCCCGGTCCGCCCCGATCGGGCGTGATTCCCGTCTGCCCAAGGTAGTGGCCCGCATTCCCCGGCCATACCAGGCATCGTTGGGCAAGTGGCGCACGCCGGGCGTATCGTCGGTCGTGAGTCACCCCGGAAGGAGCTCCGGA
Proteins encoded:
- a CDS encoding HNH endonuclease family protein, which codes for MLRLRGGAVAAALVVLVMGAGAGGCKKDALGSAGPQETAAGGGGAALSAADSLTVKGRAPKTGYTRERFGTAWADTDANRCDTRDDILKRDLEDVKFSDGKCRVSGGVLRPDPYGGQDVTFVRGRSLVDIDHLVALSDAWQTGAKYWDARKRIALANDPINLRAVGASANRSKGDGDTATWLPPNKAYRCTYVAAQVAVKKKYGLWVTGAEKAAMKKVLASCPGQKLPSGGNPTEAPARFHAK